The region ATTCTGAAACCGAAAGAAAGCTGAAGAGGTGCTCAGTCAGGCTaggacagggtttctcaacctcagcaatgttgacatttggggttggatcattcttttttgtggggggctgtcctgtgcattgcaggatgtaggcatccctggcctctccctaCTACATGCCAGTAGCAACGTGCCCCACTGCCCAgttttgacaaccaaaaatgtctccagacactgtcaAATGCCTTTTGGGAGCCAAagtcacccccagttgagaactacTGAGCTAGAATTGTACAGACATAATTGTAAACTCTGAGTGCACAGATTAGACAAGACTCTACgtaattttactaatttaaagAGTATAGCACAATAGTTTTTGCGATACCGTTTATGCAAGGGCACATAGTTTTTATATAATATACTACTTAAGCATATAATTATCCACAAATAACTATCTTTTTCCTATTGAAAACACTAAtattcaacaggaaaaaaaaccaatacaGCTAATCCTGCAACCGTTTTTATATTATCTAAGACTATGGTTTACAAACAATTGATAAATGGAGACCTAGATAAATCACTGCAAGTGTCCATCCTTCTGCATTcgtagtctctctctctctctacttgtAAGCGCTCCTTTTCAATCTGCAGCTTCTCtgactcaaattttaaaaactgcagcCTATCTTTTTCCAGTTGCAAGCATTCTCTCTCaagttttaacttctctgtttctATACCCTGTGGTTGATATATGGACTTTTCTCCTTGACCAAGttcattttccaaagatggtTTCTCTGAGGTGACTATCTGTAACCTCAACTTCTCTCTTTCAATCTGCAGCCACTCCTTCTCCAGCTGAAGCCATTCATGCTCCAGGTCTAACTGTCGCAGCGTCTCTTTCTCAATCTGTAGGCGTTCCTTCTCTACCTGCAGTCTTTCAGCCTCAATATCAAGCCGTTGTTTTTCCAATTCTAGTTTCTGTTTCTCTATGTTTACAAGCAAATGGGGCTCATCATATGCGCACCTAGATGGTGTTGAATTCAGAGTAAAAAACTCATCAATGTGGGGGAAATCAGTTAGTTCACTTTCCCTCCTGGAATCTGGTATGACTGATGAcaacatttcttcttcctcttcaatctCAAATTCAGGACTCTGGggatctctttcttcctcttccactttgaCCTcagttaaggatccacctgcatCCCTGAAATCTGCCATATTTTGCCAATCAAAATTTGTATCATTTCGGAATCCAATCTTTTCATCTAACTCTTCAGTGAGAGGAGAGTCATCTAAATCGGATGTGGGAAGGGGAAACCCCGAACCAACTAGCTTAACGTTTGCCTTCATCCTCTTTCTCGTCATAAGTGCTCGCCAGTCAAGGTACCTCCTTTTCACTTCTGTCCCtgttctctgttttccttcttcacaCACTGTGCAATCTCCTCCCAAGCCATTTGCTTCATCGCATTAATTGTTGTAGGGAACTGCTTGGAAAAAATGActtctttcctctttgtaatttctttcaaaaGGGTCTGAGTTTCTTGTACATTgaaattgcttttccttttccttttcaattgCTTCGTTTTCTAACTTAAATGCAGTTTTTACAGTAAGAGAAGATGTAAAAAGAATTTTGAGGAATGCTACGAAGAACAAAAATCAAGGACAACTCCTTGATAGTACTTTGTTTAAATCAGAGTTTTCCATTCATCCAGTACCACAGGCAGGATGGATGATTCACATTATTAACCCAGCCCAAATATACTTCTCTTTAGTACCTATGTTGCGGTTGCGGCATATTTCAAGGAATTACTGCAGTCAAacttgtctttctccttcctttaccATTTGCTCCACCCCTATGAGGATCTGGAAGATGGTAGCCCACCTGCTCCAAAGGCAGTATCCTGAACACATAACACTGTGCCTACGACGCTGACGGAACCTCCCCACGCTCGCCTCATATGGAGGCTGCATCAGGGCATCtgcagcatcttttaaaaaattaattaactaattaatttttattttttgtcttgtggggtcttcgttgctccgtgtgggctttctctagttgcggcgagcgggggccactcttcgttgcggtgcgcaggcttctcattgcggtggcttctcttgttgcggagcacgggctctaggcgtgtgggcttcagtagttgtgacacgtgggctcagtagttgtggcacgcgggctctagagcacagtctcagtagttgtggcgcgtgggcttagttgatccgcggcatgtgggatcttccaggaccagggatcgaacctgtgtcccctgcattagcaggcggattcttaaccactgcgccaccaggaaagtcccttttGTTCGGGTCTTGCAGTACATTTGTGTGCATATGGaagaatattcataaaaatatattaaatttactatttaaattatttttctattttccattgcCAAGTACATACCACTTAATTCATGCAAGTTAAATCTGTTCTTTTGACACTTCTGTATATAAAAAGATATGTAGAAATAAGATTCAGAAGACTTTAATGGTAATAGCTGAACATTATTACATATGAATTTAGGTTCAGCAATGTACCTTGACCATAAATAAGTGCTCTTTTAATCAATATGTCTAATATATTCCTTTCAAAAAACcccataaattatattaaaataaagccACATTCTGTATGGTCAAATGGAACATAATTTAACTTCCTGGAAATGCATTTTTCCCTACTTCGATAAGAAAGGATTTTTAAGgtattgtttgcattttttaaaaggaggctttaatttctttctttacctcTGAAGGGAAATATAAGTACTGAATGCTATTTGGAGGTTTTACAgataaaacattttccatttaaagGAAATTTACAAAGGAAGGTTAAATGTTgtcttttaaggtaattattagtCACATgtattgttaaaatatattcGTAAGATATCTGAATTCTGTAGTAAATTCCTTAAGTTTCTGACACTTactggaaaaaagagagaagggaagggcagTCAAAAGTtttgatcgggcttccctggtggcacagtggttgagagtccgcctgccgatgcaggggacacgggttcgtgccccggtccgggaagatcccacatgccgcggagcagctaggcctgtgagccatggccgctgagcctgctcatccggagcctgtgctctgcaatgggagaggccacaacagtgagaggcccgcgtaccgcaaaaaaaaaaaaaaaaaaaaaaaaaaaaagttttgatcgGGCAAAGGTGAAACCCTCCTAAATGCTCGCTGATACTCCAAAGGGCACTTAGAGTTTAGCTGTTCCATTACTATGCAGATACCCGCACTGTCCAACTTGGTAGCC is a window of Physeter macrocephalus isolate SW-GA chromosome 18, ASM283717v5, whole genome shotgun sequence DNA encoding:
- the LOC102979543 gene encoding LOW QUALITY PROTEIN: myb/SANT-like DNA-binding domain-containing protein 4 (The sequence of the model RefSeq protein was modified relative to this genomic sequence to represent the inferred CDS: inserted 1 base in 1 codon; deleted 2 bases in 1 codon), producing the protein MATKLDSADAADALMQPPYEASVGRFRQRRRHSVMCSGYCLWSRWATIFQILIGVEQMKTKQLKRKRKSNFNVQETQTLLKEITKRKEVIFSKQFPTTINAMKQMAWEEIAQCVXEGKQRTGTEVKRRYLDWRALMTRKRMKANVKLVGSGFPLPTSDLDDSPLTEELDEKIGFRNDTNFDWQNMADFRDAGGSLTEVKVEEEERDPQSPEFEIEEEEEMLSSVIPDSRRESELTDFPHIDEFFTLNSTPSRCAYDEPHLLVNIEKQKLELEKQRLDIEAERLQVEKERLQIEKETLRQLDLEHEWLQLEKEWLQIEREKLRLQIVTSEKPSLENELGQGEKSIYQPQGIETEKLKLERECLQLEKDRLQFLKFESEKLQIEKERLQVERERLRMQKDGHLQ